A single genomic interval of Lacrimispora sphenoides JCM 1415 harbors:
- a CDS encoding alpha/beta hydrolase has protein sequence MGEIISSFDGTKLFLNREVPEAVRGAAVIVHGLCEHQGRYDYVAEQLHKAGIATYRFDHRGHGRSDGERTHYEDFHELLDDTNVVVDMAIMEHPDTPVFLIGHSMGGFTVSLYGAKYPDKKLRGIITSGALTKDNMGLISGVPGGLDPHTKLPNELGAGVCSVAEVVDWYGKDPYNSKTFTSGLCYALCQGIAWFEEAVKRFEYPILMLHGEKDGLVSVQDTYEFFAAAPSKDKQMKIYGGLFHEIFNEYCRDEVINDVLHWIEARIAL, from the coding sequence ATGGGAGAAATAATTTCTTCATTTGACGGAACCAAACTGTTTTTAAATAGGGAAGTTCCAGAGGCAGTCCGGGGAGCAGCCGTCATTGTCCACGGATTATGTGAACATCAGGGAAGATATGATTACGTTGCTGAGCAGCTTCACAAAGCCGGGATCGCAACCTACCGCTTCGATCACAGGGGTCACGGACGTTCTGATGGGGAACGGACCCACTATGAAGACTTCCATGAACTGCTTGATGACACTAATGTAGTGGTGGACATGGCAATCATGGAACATCCGGATACCCCGGTGTTTTTAATCGGCCACAGCATGGGAGGCTTCACCGTTTCCTTATACGGCGCAAAATATCCGGACAAGAAACTTCGGGGCATCATCACCAGCGGCGCATTGACAAAGGATAATATGGGGCTGATAAGCGGTGTTCCAGGAGGCCTGGATCCCCACACCAAGCTTCCCAATGAACTGGGAGCAGGCGTATGCTCCGTAGCCGAAGTCGTTGACTGGTACGGCAAGGATCCCTATAACTCAAAAACTTTTACTTCCGGCTTATGCTACGCCCTCTGCCAGGGAATTGCCTGGTTTGAAGAGGCAGTGAAAAGGTTTGAGTATCCCATCCTCATGCTTCACGGAGAAAAGGATGGATTGGTAAGCGTTCAGGACACTTATGAATTCTTCGCCGCCGCACCATCAAAAGATAAGCAGATGAAGATCTATGGAGGATTATTCCACGAGATCTTTAATGAATACTGCAGGGATGAAGTCATTAATGATGTCCTGCACTGGATTGAGGCACGGATTGCCCTTTAA
- the atpA gene encoding F0F1 ATP synthase subunit alpha → MKNVASINSDEIISILRSEIEDYDAHARDQEVGTVISVGDGIATVYGIDRAMYGEIVIFDSGIKGMVQDIRKEDIGCILFGSDRDVREGSKVTRTKKRAGIPVGEKFVGRVVNALGAPIDGKGEIISDDYRPIEHEAPGIIDRKSVSVPMETGILAIDSMFPIGRGQRELIIGDRQTGKTSIAIDAILNQKGKGVICVYVAVGQKASTVAKLVNTLSHYGAMDYTIVVSSSASEPAPLQYIAPYSGTALAEYFMYQGKDVLIVYDDLSKHAVAYRSLSLLLERSPGREAYPGDVFYLHSRLLERSSRLSEEAGGGSITALPIIETQAGDVSAYIPTNVISITDGQIFLESDLFFSGMRPAVNVGLSVSRVGGAAQTKAMKKAAGSIRIDLAQCREMEVFTQFSSDLDPATKEQIQYGKGLTELLKQPLCHPLSLHAQVISLIVANNRLLLDVEVTKIKEFQRDLLAFFDERYPEIGKEIEESRVLSDELKQKIVDVTAEFKQKRV, encoded by the coding sequence GTGAAAAACGTGGCTTCCATCAATTCAGATGAAATAATTTCTATATTGAGAAGTGAAATTGAAGATTATGACGCTCATGCCAGGGACCAGGAAGTTGGAACTGTCATAAGCGTTGGCGACGGCATTGCAACAGTTTATGGAATTGACCGTGCGATGTACGGCGAAATCGTTATTTTTGATAGTGGAATCAAGGGAATGGTACAGGACATCAGAAAAGAAGATATCGGATGCATCCTGTTCGGTTCCGACCGGGACGTCAGGGAAGGTTCCAAGGTAACAAGAACGAAAAAGCGTGCCGGAATCCCGGTAGGCGAAAAGTTTGTGGGAAGAGTTGTCAATGCTCTTGGTGCTCCCATTGACGGGAAGGGAGAGATCATCTCTGACGATTACCGTCCCATTGAACATGAAGCACCGGGCATTATTGACCGTAAGAGCGTGTCTGTTCCAATGGAAACAGGTATTCTTGCCATTGACTCCATGTTTCCCATCGGACGGGGACAAAGAGAGCTGATCATCGGCGACCGTCAGACCGGTAAGACTTCCATCGCCATTGATGCTATCTTAAACCAGAAGGGTAAGGGCGTGATCTGCGTTTATGTAGCAGTGGGACAGAAAGCATCTACCGTTGCAAAGCTGGTGAATACCCTGTCACATTACGGCGCTATGGATTATACCATTGTGGTATCTTCTTCGGCCAGCGAACCTGCACCCTTACAGTATATCGCACCTTATTCCGGTACTGCTCTTGCAGAGTATTTCATGTACCAGGGAAAAGATGTGCTGATCGTTTATGATGATCTGTCAAAGCATGCGGTAGCATACCGGTCCTTATCCCTGCTATTAGAGCGTTCTCCTGGGCGTGAGGCTTATCCAGGCGACGTATTTTATCTTCATTCCAGGCTTCTGGAGCGTTCCAGCCGGTTGAGTGAGGAAGCAGGAGGCGGTTCCATTACCGCACTGCCTATCATTGAAACCCAGGCCGGTGATGTATCGGCTTATATTCCGACCAATGTTATTTCTATTACAGACGGTCAGATATTCTTAGAAAGTGACCTCTTCTTCTCCGGTATGAGACCGGCAGTAAACGTAGGTCTTTCCGTATCCCGAGTTGGTGGAGCGGCCCAGACCAAGGCAATGAAAAAGGCTGCGGGTAGCATCCGTATCGACCTGGCACAGTGCCGGGAGATGGAAGTGTTCACCCAGTTTAGCTCAGATCTTGATCCGGCTACCAAGGAACAGATCCAGTATGGTAAGGGACTTACAGAGCTGTTAAAACAGCCTTTATGCCATCCTTTGAGCCTTCATGCCCAGGTGATCAGTCTGATTGTAGCCAATAACCGTCTGCTCTTAGATGTGGAAGTTACAAAGATAAAAGAGTTTCAGAGAGACTTGCTGGCATTCTTTGATGAGCGCTATCCGGAAATCGGAAAGGAAATTGAAGAAAGCAGAGTGCTGTCTGACGAGCTGAAGCAGAAGATTGTTGATGTGACAGCCGAATTTAAACAGAAACGGGTGTAG
- the atpH gene encoding ATP synthase F1 subunit delta, with the protein MMQAAINYGQVLYELSVPETAIEETALALKTVPELKRALNSPVVARSSKHRIIDRVFPAEIRTFLKVLVDRRDVDLADDIFNAWRACICRQEGILEASLFYVTEPEEEQLREIKAMLCKKYNKRDVRLRLIQDPGLIGGFIIRVGDVETDWSLRGRLRELEQKIMRR; encoded by the coding sequence ATGATGCAGGCAGCAATTAATTACGGGCAGGTGCTTTATGAGCTCTCTGTTCCTGAAACAGCCATTGAGGAAACGGCTCTGGCGCTTAAGACTGTGCCGGAGCTTAAGCGTGCTCTTAACAGCCCTGTGGTTGCAAGGAGCAGCAAGCACCGGATTATTGACCGCGTATTTCCTGCTGAGATCAGAACCTTTTTAAAGGTTCTGGTGGATCGCCGGGATGTAGATCTTGCAGATGATATTTTTAATGCATGGCGTGCCTGCATTTGCAGACAGGAAGGAATCCTGGAGGCTTCCCTTTTCTACGTGACAGAACCGGAGGAAGAACAGCTTCGCGAGATCAAAGCAATGCTGTGTAAAAAATATAATAAACGTGATGTAAGGCTTCGCCTGATTCAGGACCCCGGTTTGATCGGTGGATTCATCATCCGCGTGGGAGATGTGGAAACTGACTGGAGCTTAAGGGGACGCCTTAGAGAATTGGAACAAAAAATAATGCGGAGGTGA
- a CDS encoding AAC(3) family N-acetyltransferase produces MYTRQDLKQNLKEMGIMPHDTLLLHSSMKAIGEVEGGADTVLDAFMEYMSDGLLILPTHTWAAMSEYHNVYDPRIEPACVGILPNLFMRRKGILRSLHPTHSVAVYGKDSMAFIEGEENRTTPCPPGGCYDRLKDRNGKILLLGVGHERNTFIHCVEEHLDVPERLTKVPTYFKIVMPGNQIKPSFMHCHDNPVTDHISDNYTKLEQAFYDRKAAVKTCFGDAACILCDANAVYEVTKDVLSHQINCIIELETIPKEWWLNV; encoded by the coding sequence ATGTATACAAGACAAGATCTAAAGCAGAATTTAAAAGAAATGGGAATTATGCCCCATGACACTTTGCTCCTGCACTCATCCATGAAGGCAATCGGAGAGGTTGAAGGTGGGGCGGATACCGTACTTGATGCTTTTATGGAATATATGTCTGACGGCCTGCTTATACTGCCCACTCATACATGGGCTGCCATGTCAGAATACCACAATGTATATGATCCACGAATAGAACCGGCTTGCGTAGGAATTTTACCCAATCTTTTTATGAGACGGAAAGGAATACTTCGATCCTTACATCCAACCCATAGTGTAGCAGTGTACGGAAAGGATAGCATGGCATTTATTGAGGGGGAAGAAAACCGGACAACGCCCTGTCCGCCAGGTGGCTGCTATGATCGTTTAAAAGATAGAAATGGTAAAATCCTGCTTCTTGGGGTTGGTCACGAGCGAAATACTTTTATACATTGCGTGGAAGAGCATTTAGATGTACCGGAGCGCCTGACCAAGGTACCTACTTATTTTAAGATAGTCATGCCAGGCAATCAGATTAAGCCCTCCTTTATGCACTGTCATGACAATCCTGTTACGGATCATATTTCTGATAATTACACAAAACTGGAACAGGCTTTCTACGACAGAAAGGCAGCAGTTAAGACCTGTTTTGGCGATGCCGCCTGTATTCTGTGCGATGCTAATGCAGTATATGAGGTGACAAAAGATGTGTTGTCCCACCAGATTAATTGCATCATAGAATTGGAAACAATTCCTAAGGAGTGGTGGCTGAACGTATAA
- a CDS encoding alginate lyase family protein produces MSKEQYFENRNNYINGEDKAWVTDYCLRNWPEEVNHILRIADDAIEHTFLFDLRWDMERTYEPVHFDQEVVWDYMPGDDPEFIFQFNRHQFFICLGQAYAMTGDEKYAETFAELLDSWIKNNPLTEETKQTTWRSIEAGIRAETWVKAMGYFKDSPSVDDRLVKAYMDCLTVHAEYLMTTYKHFQIKSNWGVIENRGLMEIALALPISDRTREYLDAALMRLSEEIEVQIADDGVHWEQSPMYHNEVFHCYLEVMRLAKRYGIKLSRKRMEKVRQMAYANAAWKKPNHCQPMQGDSDETDIRDLLTQSAWLFSDPMLKFCAYDKMDYDGAWDFLKEGIEGYGKLIAKEPDFLDRVMESTGNLFVRSGWDENADYFHFRCGFLGGGHGHSDKLHVDLVINGEDILMDTGRYHYVPGEARTWFKSALGHNVPLIDGRDYLKCRDAWGVDQMSAAYFGGYKKKDGYRYIQGSHGGYLNGEEGNVWITRKVLAIDTDLYLIADEFFSREKHTYQQLFHFNNQGKVSRSGCTVRYCGSRTDGELTVLTQGCEMKLSDGRISRNYNQMETGRQLLTGKEADGFSSIITVVSGGEKKNYKSPELSLLPVFGADPSVPLDPSDAEAVSIGWKGKNYVVILAHRDIGDSTDLLTAGGVKGLGTVMVFDTEKQKVGGTVLHW; encoded by the coding sequence ATGTCAAAGGAACAGTATTTTGAAAACCGGAATAATTATATTAACGGCGAGGATAAGGCATGGGTCACAGATTACTGCCTAAGGAATTGGCCGGAGGAAGTGAATCATATCCTTCGTATTGCAGATGATGCAATAGAGCATACGTTTTTGTTTGATTTGCGGTGGGATATGGAGCGGACCTATGAGCCGGTTCATTTTGATCAGGAAGTAGTTTGGGACTACATGCCGGGAGATGACCCGGAATTTATCTTTCAGTTCAACCGCCACCAGTTCTTTATATGCCTGGGACAGGCATATGCCATGACTGGTGATGAAAAGTATGCAGAGACTTTTGCAGAGCTATTAGATTCCTGGATAAAAAACAATCCTCTTACTGAAGAAACCAAGCAAACCACATGGAGGAGCATTGAAGCCGGTATAAGGGCTGAAACCTGGGTAAAGGCCATGGGCTATTTTAAAGACAGCCCCTCTGTAGATGACAGGCTTGTGAAAGCATATATGGACTGTCTCACCGTTCATGCAGAATACCTTATGACTACCTATAAACATTTCCAGATCAAGAGCAACTGGGGAGTTATTGAAAACCGGGGCCTTATGGAGATCGCACTGGCACTTCCTATCAGTGACCGGACAAGAGAATATCTGGACGCAGCGCTTATGCGCCTTAGTGAAGAGATAGAAGTGCAGATCGCCGATGACGGAGTACACTGGGAGCAATCCCCTATGTATCATAATGAGGTGTTTCATTGCTATCTGGAAGTGATGCGGTTGGCTAAGCGCTACGGAATTAAGCTTTCAAGGAAAAGGATGGAGAAAGTAAGGCAGATGGCCTATGCAAATGCTGCTTGGAAAAAGCCAAACCATTGCCAGCCCATGCAGGGAGACAGTGATGAAACCGATATCAGGGACTTACTGACTCAAAGCGCCTGGCTGTTTTCAGATCCGATGCTGAAATTCTGTGCTTATGACAAAATGGATTATGACGGAGCATGGGACTTTTTAAAAGAAGGAATCGAGGGCTATGGAAAGCTAATTGCAAAGGAACCGGATTTTTTAGACAGGGTTATGGAAAGTACCGGAAATCTTTTTGTCCGGTCCGGCTGGGATGAAAATGCGGATTATTTCCACTTCCGCTGCGGATTCCTGGGAGGAGGCCACGGCCATTCTGACAAGCTGCATGTGGACCTTGTGATCAACGGAGAAGATATCCTCATGGACACAGGGCGTTATCATTATGTGCCTGGTGAAGCAAGAACCTGGTTTAAAAGCGCCTTAGGCCACAATGTTCCCCTGATTGACGGCCGTGACTATCTAAAGTGCCGGGATGCCTGGGGCGTGGATCAGATGTCTGCTGCATATTTTGGAGGTTATAAGAAAAAGGACGGGTACCGCTATATCCAGGGAAGCCACGGTGGATATTTAAATGGAGAAGAGGGAAATGTGTGGATCACCAGAAAAGTACTGGCAATTGATACGGATCTTTATCTGATCGCTGACGAGTTTTTCTCCAGGGAAAAGCACACATACCAGCAGCTTTTTCATTTTAACAACCAGGGAAAGGTTTCCAGGTCCGGATGCACCGTTCGTTATTGCGGCAGCAGGACAGACGGGGAATTAACAGTTCTTACACAGGGGTGTGAGATGAAGCTGTCAGATGGCCGGATATCCAGAAATTATAACCAGATGGAAACGGGAAGGCAGCTTTTGACCGGTAAAGAAGCAGATGGTTTTTCCTCTATTATTACTGTTGTATCAGGGGGGGAAAAGAAGAACTACAAATCTCCGGAGCTTTCTCTTCTTCCTGTATTTGGCGCGGACCCATCGGTTCCCTTAGATCCTTCTGATGCGGAGGCGGTATCTATTGGCTGGAAAGGAAAGAACTATGTGGTTATTTTGGCCCACCGAGATATCGGAGATTCCACAGACCTGCTTACAGCAGGAGGCGTGAAGGGACTTGGAACGGTGATGGTATTTGATACGGAAAAGCAGAAAGTGGGAGGCACGGTACTACACTGGTAG
- the atpF gene encoding F0F1 ATP synthase subunit B: MNFVWTIVNLIVLYLLLRHFLIGPVLDVMNKRRGMIEQSISDARNKEVLAADLKKQYEEKLAASSDEGSKLIEEAKNQAKAQYDRILKDAEEDAGRLMVEARKQAEADQEKALREAKAQIAGIVIAAAAKVVNQEVSARANQALYDSFIAEAGDFHDAGSN; encoded by the coding sequence ATGAACTTTGTATGGACTATCGTGAATCTCATCGTCCTGTATCTTTTGCTTAGGCATTTCCTCATAGGGCCGGTTTTGGATGTGATGAATAAACGGCGGGGAATGATTGAACAGAGCATTTCAGATGCCAGGAATAAGGAAGTTTTAGCAGCGGATCTTAAAAAGCAGTATGAAGAAAAGCTGGCTGCCTCCTCGGATGAGGGTTCAAAGCTTATTGAAGAAGCGAAAAACCAGGCAAAGGCCCAGTATGACCGGATCTTAAAGGATGCGGAGGAAGATGCAGGCCGTTTGATGGTCGAGGCCAGGAAACAAGCTGAGGCTGATCAGGAAAAGGCATTGCGTGAGGCCAAGGCGCAGATTGCGGGCATAGTTATCGCAGCAGCGGCCAAGGTGGTTAATCAGGAGGTGAGCGCCAGGGCAAATCAGGCGCTTTACGATTCATTTATAGCAGAAGCAGGTGATTTTCATGATGCAGGCAGCAATTAA
- a CDS encoding F0F1 ATP synthase subunit A, whose translation MSITEDLAEKLLEELNCETVFTIPIFGGIPIAESVVVTWIIMAALTLLSIILVRNLKVENPGKKQLALEMAIGGIYNFFEDLVGEEGKRYIPYLISVGIYLGVANLIGLAGFKPPTKDLNTTAALAVMSILLIEYSGLHKKGVKGFIKGFAEPSPIIAPINILELFIKPLSLCMRLFGNILASFVVMELLKQFAALLVPIPFSFYFDIFDGLIQAYVFVFLTALFIKESVE comes from the coding sequence GTGAGCATTACGGAGGATTTGGCAGAGAAGTTATTAGAGGAACTGAACTGCGAAACGGTTTTTACCATTCCGATATTCGGAGGCATTCCCATTGCTGAATCAGTAGTGGTGACATGGATTATCATGGCAGCACTGACACTCCTTTCCATCATTCTGGTGAGAAATCTTAAGGTTGAGAATCCTGGAAAGAAGCAGCTGGCGCTTGAAATGGCAATCGGTGGAATTTACAATTTCTTTGAAGATTTAGTGGGGGAAGAAGGGAAGAGGTATATTCCTTATCTCATATCAGTGGGAATTTATCTGGGAGTGGCTAATTTGATTGGTTTGGCAGGTTTTAAGCCGCCTACCAAGGATTTAAATACCACTGCAGCGCTTGCTGTCATGAGCATACTTCTGATAGAATATTCAGGCCTTCACAAAAAAGGGGTAAAAGGTTTTATTAAAGGCTTTGCAGAGCCGTCACCGATTATAGCCCCTATTAACATCCTGGAATTATTTATTAAACCGCTTTCTTTGTGTATGCGGCTTTTTGGTAATATCCTGGCGTCATTTGTGGTTATGGAATTGCTTAAGCAGTTTGCAGCACTCCTTGTACCAATTCCGTTCAGTTTTTATTTTGATATTTTTGACGGATTGATTCAGGCGTATGTATTTGTATTTTTGACTGCCCTTTTCATTAAGGAATCGGTAGAATAA